From the Amycolatopsis thermoflava N1165 genome, one window contains:
- a CDS encoding GH1 family beta-glucosidase — MENLAFPPGFLWGVSTSAFQIEGATSEDGRGPSVWDTFAPGQADVACDHYHRWPEDVALLTELGVGAYRFSFAWPRIQPTGSGAPNAAGLAFYDRLIDALCEADIAPVATVYHWDTPQPLEDDGGWLNRETAYRFAEYASVLGERFADRVRMWIPLNEPMVTTVFGYAIGEYAPGRTLLLDALPTAHHQHLAHGLAVQALRAAGASNIGTANHHCPVWPTSNAEADHDAARRLDALLNRAFSDPVLLGAYPAEIEPHLPAGYADDLVNIGQPLDFYGVNYYEPQGAAAPGEGNPLPFELRPIEGFPRTTNDSPIVPAALHELLVGLRDRYGEKLPPIYLTENGASFDGVHDQERIDFLDAHLRSVAAAITAGVEVRGYFVWSLLDNFEWSKGYAPRFGLVHVDYETQRRTPKDSFSWYRKLVRA, encoded by the coding sequence GTGGAGAACCTCGCCTTCCCGCCCGGCTTCCTGTGGGGCGTGTCCACTTCGGCCTTCCAGATCGAGGGCGCCACCAGCGAAGACGGGCGCGGACCGTCGGTGTGGGACACCTTCGCCCCCGGGCAGGCCGACGTCGCCTGCGACCACTACCACCGCTGGCCGGAGGACGTCGCGCTGCTGACCGAGCTGGGTGTCGGCGCCTACCGCTTCTCCTTCGCCTGGCCGCGGATCCAGCCGACGGGGTCCGGCGCGCCGAACGCGGCGGGCCTTGCCTTCTACGACCGGCTGATCGACGCGCTCTGCGAAGCGGACATCGCGCCGGTGGCGACGGTCTACCACTGGGACACCCCGCAACCGCTGGAGGACGACGGCGGCTGGCTGAACCGGGAGACGGCGTACCGGTTCGCCGAGTACGCCTCGGTCCTCGGCGAGCGCTTCGCTGATCGCGTGCGGATGTGGATCCCCCTCAACGAGCCGATGGTGACGACGGTGTTCGGGTACGCGATCGGTGAGTACGCGCCCGGACGGACACTGCTCTTGGACGCCCTCCCCACCGCACACCACCAACACCTCGCCCACGGCCTCGCGGTCCAGGCTCTGCGGGCCGCGGGTGCCTCGAACATCGGCACCGCCAACCATCATTGTCCAGTTTGGCCCACTTCAAACGCCGAAGCCGATCATGACGCGGCGCGCCGACTGGACGCATTGCTCAACAGAGCCTTTTCGGACCCGGTGCTGCTCGGCGCTTATCCCGCGGAAATCGAACCGCACCTTCCCGCCGGATACGCCGATGACCTGGTGAACATCGGTCAACCGCTGGATTTCTACGGCGTCAACTATTACGAGCCGCAGGGCGCGGCGGCGCCCGGCGAGGGCAATCCGCTGCCGTTCGAACTTCGCCCGATCGAGGGTTTTCCGCGCACCACCAACGACTCCCCGATCGTGCCGGCCGCGCTGCACGAGCTGCTGGTCGGCCTGCGCGACCGCTACGGCGAGAAGCTGCCGCCGATCTACCTGACCGAGAACGGTGCGAGCTTCGACGGCGTCCACGATCAGGAGCGCATCGACTTCCTGGACGCGCACCTGCGGTCCGTCGCCGCCGCGATAACGGCGGGAGTTGAAGTCCGTGGGTATTTCGTTTGGTCGTTGCTCGACAATTTCGAATGGTCCAAGGGGTACGCGCCGCGGTTCGGCCTGGTGCACGTCGACTACGAAACGCAGCGCCGGACTCCCAAGGACTCCTTCTCCTGGTACCGGAAGCTGGTGCGCGCATGA
- a CDS encoding TetR/AcrR family transcriptional regulator: MSETQATTTPLRRQPVQQRSAKRVEQMLDASAELIDEVGYDALTTTLIAKRAGVAVGSLYQFFPDKRAVVRALTQRNLDRFVQAVSERLSREDPRHWWDVVDSVLDIYLEMHRTVPGFSKVHFGDVVDRQLLDDSRDNNRVIADSLADLVGKYIDLNTPRLSLAMTVAIEAADGLLKLAFHRDPEGDAEIVGETKHLIKQYLASRLGE, from the coding sequence GTGTCGGAGACCCAGGCGACGACGACCCCGCTTCGCCGGCAGCCCGTCCAGCAGCGCAGCGCGAAGCGGGTCGAGCAGATGCTGGACGCGAGCGCCGAGCTCATCGACGAGGTCGGTTATGACGCGTTGACCACCACCCTGATCGCGAAGCGCGCCGGGGTCGCCGTCGGGTCGCTGTACCAGTTCTTCCCCGACAAGCGGGCGGTCGTGCGGGCGCTGACGCAACGCAACCTCGACCGGTTCGTGCAGGCCGTGAGCGAGCGGCTGAGCCGCGAGGACCCGCGGCACTGGTGGGACGTCGTCGACTCGGTGCTGGACATCTACCTGGAGATGCACCGGACCGTGCCGGGCTTCTCGAAGGTGCACTTCGGCGACGTGGTGGACCGGCAGCTGCTCGACGACAGCCGGGACAACAACCGGGTCATCGCGGACTCGCTCGCCGACCTCGTCGGGAAGTACATCGACCTGAACACGCCACGCCTGTCGCTGGCGATGACGGTCGCCATCGAGGCCGCGGACGGGCTGCTGAAGCTGGCCTTCCACCGCGACCCCGAGGGCGACGCGGAAATCGTGGGCGAGACCAAGCACCTCATCAAGCAGTACTTGGCCTCGCGCCTCGGCGAATAG
- a CDS encoding SDR family oxidoreductase — MRVFVTGASGHVGSAVVPELLSAGHEVVGLARSEASAAKLSAAGAQVRRGDLRDLDGLREAAAEADGVIHLAFDHEAMTAGDFATAGDTDLAVVRAFGEVLAGTGKPLVGTSGTGMVAELGLDRAATEEDVMPGGYRIDAENELIGFADRGIRSSVVRLPPTVHSSLDKHGFVPVLIAAARKAGRSGYLGDGVNRWPAVHTLDAARLYRLALEKAPAGSRLHAVGDEGVPFRQIAEAIGRHLGLPTESIPAEQAEEHFGFLARFAAMDNAASSERTQRLLDWKPEHPGLLADLDAGHYFEEG, encoded by the coding sequence ATGCGGGTTTTCGTCACGGGCGCGTCCGGGCACGTCGGTTCGGCGGTCGTCCCGGAGCTGCTTTCGGCTGGTCACGAGGTGGTCGGCCTGGCGCGGTCGGAGGCCTCGGCCGCGAAGCTGTCCGCCGCCGGCGCGCAGGTGCGGCGGGGCGACCTGCGGGACCTGGACGGCCTGCGGGAGGCGGCGGCCGAGGCGGATGGCGTCATCCACCTCGCCTTCGACCACGAGGCCATGACCGCCGGGGACTTCGCGACCGCGGGCGACACCGACCTGGCCGTCGTGCGGGCGTTCGGCGAGGTGCTGGCCGGCACCGGCAAGCCGCTGGTCGGGACCTCGGGTACCGGGATGGTCGCCGAGCTCGGGCTGGACCGGGCCGCCACCGAGGAGGACGTGATGCCCGGCGGCTATCGGATCGACGCGGAGAACGAGCTCATCGGGTTCGCCGACCGCGGGATCCGGTCGTCGGTGGTCCGGCTCCCGCCGACCGTGCACAGCTCACTGGACAAGCACGGTTTCGTCCCGGTCCTGATCGCCGCCGCGCGGAAGGCGGGCCGGTCCGGCTACCTCGGCGACGGCGTCAACCGCTGGCCCGCCGTGCACACGCTGGACGCCGCGCGGCTCTACCGCCTGGCGCTGGAGAAGGCCCCGGCCGGTTCGCGGTTGCACGCCGTGGGGGACGAGGGCGTCCCGTTCCGGCAGATCGCCGAGGCCATCGGCCGCCACCTGGGGTTGCCGACGGAGAGCATCCCGGCCGAGCAGGCGGAGGAGCACTTCGGCTTCCTGGCCCGCTTCGCGGCGATGGACAACGCGGCGTCCAGCGAGCGCACCCAGCGGCTGCTGGACTGGAAGCCGGAGCACCCCGGCCTGCTCGCCGACCTCGACGCGGGCCACTACTTCGAAGAGGGCTGA
- a CDS encoding MFS transporter, which translates to MTGTRTPDALAEPDVPVRAGWVSLLFGANIGLWLGIYAPIQVLLPEQAEHLDAADKELVFGIVTGVGAVVALLTNPLVGLASDRTRSRFGRRHPWTLAGALCGALGLVVLALAPNVAVMVVGWCLVQAGLGGMLATLTSAVPDRVPVGQRARIGGLVGISQMLGTVLGAVLVTVLVTSLPGGYLACAAVVVLGAAAFVLRTRDIALPRDWRPATGFRAVLRELWVSPRRHPDFAWAWGCHFLINLGNALGTFFLLFFLKDAVHHPDPDTGLLIMMGLYGVALVIGGLVVGPLSDRTGRRKPFVLGAVVVMAAAAVVLVLWQTWPAALAASPLLGVGFGAYWAVALAILTEVLPAAQDRAKDLGVINIANALPQVIAPVSATVILAELGGYPGLFAASAVATLAAGAFVLRVRSVR; encoded by the coding sequence ATGACCGGAACGCGGACGCCCGACGCGCTCGCCGAGCCCGACGTCCCGGTCCGGGCCGGCTGGGTCAGCCTGCTCTTCGGCGCGAACATCGGGCTATGGCTGGGGATCTACGCCCCGATCCAGGTGCTGCTGCCGGAACAGGCCGAGCACCTGGACGCCGCGGACAAGGAGCTGGTGTTCGGCATCGTCACCGGGGTCGGCGCGGTGGTCGCGCTGCTCACCAACCCGCTGGTCGGGCTGGCCTCGGACCGCACGCGCTCGCGGTTCGGGCGGCGGCACCCGTGGACGCTCGCGGGCGCGCTGTGCGGCGCGCTCGGCTTGGTGGTGCTGGCGCTGGCGCCGAACGTGGCGGTCATGGTCGTCGGTTGGTGCCTGGTGCAGGCCGGGCTCGGCGGCATGCTCGCCACGCTCACCTCGGCGGTGCCGGACCGGGTCCCGGTCGGCCAGCGGGCGCGGATCGGCGGCCTCGTCGGCATCAGCCAGATGCTCGGCACGGTCCTCGGCGCCGTGCTGGTGACGGTCCTGGTCACCAGCCTGCCCGGCGGCTACCTCGCCTGCGCCGCGGTCGTGGTGCTCGGTGCGGCGGCGTTCGTGCTGCGCACCAGGGACATCGCCCTGCCCCGGGACTGGCGCCCGGCGACCGGTTTCCGCGCGGTCCTGCGCGAGCTGTGGGTTTCGCCGCGGCGGCACCCGGACTTCGCGTGGGCCTGGGGCTGCCACTTCCTGATCAACCTCGGCAACGCGCTGGGCACGTTCTTCCTGCTGTTCTTCCTCAAGGACGCGGTGCACCACCCGGACCCGGACACCGGGCTGCTGATCATGATGGGTCTCTACGGCGTCGCGCTGGTGATCGGCGGCCTCGTGGTCGGCCCGCTGTCCGACCGGACCGGCCGCCGCAAGCCGTTCGTGCTGGGCGCGGTGGTGGTGATGGCCGCGGCGGCGGTGGTGCTGGTGCTGTGGCAGACCTGGCCCGCAGCGCTGGCGGCGTCCCCGCTGCTCGGGGTCGGCTTCGGCGCGTACTGGGCGGTGGCGCTGGCCATCCTCACCGAGGTGCTGCCCGCCGCGCAGGACCGCGCCAAGGACCTGGGCGTCATCAACATCGCGAACGCGCTGCCGCAGGTGATCGCGCCGGTCTCCGCCACCGTGATCCTGGCCGAACTGGGCGGCTACCCGGGACTGTTCGCCGCTTCGGCGGTCGCGACGCTCGCGGCCGGGGCGTTCGTCCTCCGCGTCCGCTCGGTGCGCTGA